DNA from Halorarum salinum:
TCGCGGGCCGTCGGTTGACGTAACCCGGCTCAAAGGTTCTGACAATCCCCGCGTGCGTATGGGCGATGAGGTTATTCGTGACTGGCGAGAAGGGCGAGGCAAGGTTCATTTTCGTCAGCCCCAACCCACCTTCGAGCCGTCGCCACGAATGGCGTTACCCCTTCGCTATGTTCTACGGGGTTTCGTGAGTTGGGTCATTTTAGTGGTGTGGTTGTGGAAGTGTTAGTGTTCTCTACTTATTGTGCCGTCGCATCGCTCTATGAAGCCTTCAAGTTGTTTAACTGCAATGTTCAGGTCTTCTACGTCTTTATGGTCCATTATTAGATTCCTTGATGGGTGCATGACTTGGTTCCGCAAATCCCTCGCCTTGTTCAGATTATGGTTGAAATCGCCTTTCCCGTCGTATCCGAGAGAGCTTGTTATTTCTGATGACCGGCTCGCAACATCCTTCAAATCACCGAATCCCATGTATTCGGTCGGATGTAGCTGGCCCACGTTGTATTCGGCCTTCTTCCATCTGCCAATGCTTACCTCGTCCATGTGCTTGATTAGGTCTTCTCCGTCGGGATGGGTTGCTTCAATGGCGTGAGATAATACAACTTCAACGCTCGAAATGAGTTGGTAGAGGATTGCCCGAAGCCGCCTATCGTTCAGGTCGGCCAGAGTTATTATGGACAGGCAACTTCGGTCTTGCAATATTTCATATACTTCGTCATGGTGCTCTGGCCAGTCCTCTAAAAGGTCATACGGGTTGGAATAGACTTTGCTGTTGGTGAGGTCCTTACTTGTAGGACTGATTGTTTCTACTACAGAGTCGTTGATGTAGAACCATTCATCAGGATGATATATTAGCAGAAAATCGTGGTCTTTGAAGCGGGATAATTCCGGAATTATCGGGTCCTCCAGCCATACCCATTGTTCTCTGTTGAGGTCTTTCAGCGAACAGGAATTGCAGTCATAATACTTGCCGTCGGTGGGCAGGGGGATGTACGTGTAGTTGTTTGATTCGTAGTGGCCTATATTGTCCCTGTATGTCTCCAAACTCTCGAAATCACAGACTGACGATATTTCGACGTTAATTGTCTGTGCGTAATCGACGTGGGGTTTCGGCCACGAAGGATTGTCGGTCACAATTGCCCAGAATATTCCGTTGTCAGCACTTAAAGTTTAGAAGATACGGTATCGTTTGAGAGTCAAAGGCGGCGAGAAAGAGGGCGTATGAGTGACGACGACCGAGACCGCACCGACACAGAGCGCTATACGGAGCAGGTTAGCCCCGATGACGCCCTTGAGGTGTTCTCCGACCACGAACCCAGAACAGCCAGCGAAATCGCTGACGCCCTCGATGTGTCCCGCAGAACTGCCCTCAACAAGTTATCCGAGCTGGTCGAGCGGGGAGACCTCCGGCGCAAGAAGGTCGGTGGCCGGGCAGTCGTCTTCTGGAAGCCCACATCAGATGAATAGACTGAGTGGGCTCTGTTGAAACCCTCAAAACATGATAGGTTTGGCACTGTCCGTGGTAAGTGCAGACGAGGAACCTACCGTTGGACAGTTACTGTTTCAGTTCTCGGTAATTGTGAGTGTATATTCGTAGTCCTGAGAGTGAGGTTCGTCAATCCGTTCACCGATTCGGAACCCGTATTCGTACTCGCCGGGTGCAGCATCAGGAGCAACATGAACTGGCGCGCTCACGGTAACACTTGTGCAGTCGTTCCATAACCAAATCGGCGGGCATGAATCGGCTTGAAAATCAATATCCGGTGAGGTCTCAACGTCTCCGAATCTGACTGGAGCATCGGTGGAACCACATCGGTACAATTGCGTGTCGAATTGGAACTCTGTGATGCCTTCCACATGAATTTCTAATATTGCGAAGCCACCCGGAACCAGTTCTAACTCATCAACTTGGACGGTCGGTGGCCAACTTCCGTCGTCCGTGCAGGAGGTAGTAGTACCAAGACACCCACCTAATATTCCAGAGATTGTTGGAACGGTTCTGGCGAGGAACTGACGACGGTTCATAGTTGATGCGTCATCCGAGCGAGTGTGAAACTTTCCCAAGGTCTATACGGGTTTCTGTTGCTGAGTCGCAGGGCTACCGAAAGACCAATTCGCACCTGTAGTAAACGCGCATTTCGTGCTAATATACCTCTGAAGAATGGGATTTCAACAGAGCCACTGAGTGCTGTTCTGAGGCAGACACCCTCGGACCTACGTAATACTCCTACACCCGAAAGGGGCCTTCCGCCGGAGAAAAACGCCTGACTGCGGTCCGGTACAGTTAATACCCTACGATTGGGTTTAATCTTGAGAGAACCGAGGAAGCGTCCCCGGACTGGTCAAGACCGGGTTTTTGCTGGTCCGTGTGCTGATTCTCCTTTCTGGACGAGAAGCACGCGCCAACTGGAGCATCTTGGGTTGTCTCACAGACCACTATGTACGACGAGTCACAACCAGAGCCGATTACGGAACCCGACACGCCGAACGCTACTAAATTCCACCCCGACGATGAGAACGCGGATTATCCATCAAAGGACAGACTTGACGGAATGAAGTCGTTTATAGTACACTACAGCCGTCTCAGGGCATTCAACAAAGGAATATTCTCGTACAAGTGGGGAGACAATCCAATGCTCCAGAGACAGGACAGTTTGACGATTCTCGATGCCGTCGCGGGTTACGTTGAGCTGAATCCCCTTCAGAAGAAGGTCGCCCGCATGGAGATGGACCGGGCACTGTTCCAGAAGTGGAGTTCTCCGGCTGGGATTGACAAGGAATTAATCGCAGTCTGTATCTGCGCTATCGTCCTTCGGAACGACTGTCGGAGCGACCGGGCCTATCACCCCAACCGAAACGACGAGAACAATGACGAGTTGTTCGTTCATCTCATGGAGGGATTCTCTTACCAAGACACAACTGTCCGGCGTTGTATCCAGAAGGTCCAAGGCCACATTCAGTGGTCGTCTGTTGATTGGAAGGAGGCTGAGACCATGCTTTCGGCCTGAATGGAGTATATAAACCCCAGACAGGGTATATAAAGGGTTGTATCTTAATAGTGTTGAGGGGATTCGGAGAGGTGGCCCAGAGCCCACTATAGGATACCGGGATAGGAGAGCGGAACCGTCTCCCTATTGCGTATCCCAGCGACTGCCGAAACAGGAGGCGATACGTTGTAACGGAGGTCGATTTGCTGTCGTTGGTCGCTTCTCGTCCAATACAGATTCTGAAACGGACAAGAAGTCCGGCGCTCCACCACCGCTTCCAGAGGGAACCAATGGGAGTCAGAACCGGACGACATTATCTCTGTACCTGACTGATATTGTAGTATTCCCCCTAATAGTAGCCAACCATTCACTTCATATCTGCCTCAGAAGTTCATCGACCGACTGGTTCCCGAGAGGATTCCTTCCTCAACTCCTGCCCCTGAGGGGTCTGTTACCGATGGGAATGGGAGAATACGGACTCCTCCATTGGATACCCCTCCTAACCGGGACCACCACTCCTATTCAGACTGTTGTCCCAATAAGTTCCTATGAGGACCGCAGTCCCTTCTCAATCCGCTATCCTCTTCGTGGTACAGCACCCTTCTTGTCCCATTTTGGTCCCTTTCTGGTACCGCCTTCCTCTATAGGACAACTCCTAAAGGGACTCTCCCTACTACCCCCTTTCCGTAGGTTTTCCCCCTTCTTCCCTCTCATAGGGTCCTGTAGGAGTAGGGAAAATCAGCCATATCAGGCCAACCCCCGGGTTTGGGGGAGCCATAGACAACCAGTTGCCCCTCAGACGTCCGAGGATGCTCCCAGCTGGATTCTTTTTTGGACCGAGGGGCAACCATCATCTAGAGTACAGAATCGAACCACGAGCCTCGTAGGAGCTTACAACGAATACGAATCCAACCTACATTATGTCGATATAATTTCTATCGGTTCGGAGTTTGCTCTGCTTTGGTTGGAAGATGCCAGATATACCAAAATAGATTATATGGAATCTTTCTTACTGTTAGTGGCGGCCCGCCCGTCATTCTGTGTTTGGGTAGCATGAAGAAAACGGCCCCAAAAAGGATGCACGGGGATTATATCAAGCGCCTTAAATAAAGTTCTCCCTCGCGTCGGGTTGGGGTCGTGGCTCTGAGACGATAAACGGGGTAGACCCGAGTTCTTCGACCGTGGGAAGTTCGGGTCTGGGTCGAGCCGAATTGAGCCGGTCTTTTCCGAAGACGGTTGTGAGGAGGGTCGCAGTCACGAAGTCCCCTTGGCGATATGCGTCGTACAGGTCGCCGTCCCAGACGTTCCTGAGGAAGCGGCTCCCTTCGGGAGGAAAGTCCTCGGGGTCCCCGTCAAGGTCGGTATGGGAGACGTAGCAGCGGGCTTCTCGCCGCACAGGATTCCGGTTCACATCGTCCGGACTAACCTGAATCAGGGTCAGGAACTCCTCTGAGGCCCCTGCTTCTCGGAAGAACTCAATGTTGTCAGGCGTCAGGTCCACGTCGGAAGGCGCTTAGACTGCATCCTCATTAACGGTCTCGCCACGTCGCCACTTCTGGTACGCATTTCGGTCAATTTCATGGGAGCGTCCATCCGGATGTTCCGCCCGTGTCATACCGGCTATCTCGTGGATGCCCGTTATCGGGTCGCCACATTCGGGGCAGGAGAATGACGGCGGGTCGTGAGGCGGTTCCTCCGGCCATATCTCCTTCCGCCGAGCGATACTCGGACAATGGTTGCAGAAGCCCTTCCGATACGAGAGAATGAGGCTCCATTCGTGGTCGGTTACCTCAGGGAACGGCTTCAACGAATCTGAGTTGGGGTCGGGGACGTTGACGGTGTGGCTACAAAGGGTGTCGCCGTCTTGAACGATGTGGTCTTTGTAGGAGTCTCGATAGTAGATATAGAAGGGGGCTTCTCGATTCCCAACCTCTGTCAGCCATTTCCCAAGCCGAGCCGCGTCCGAAGGCCACATCGCGGGCGCTTCATCTTGGTTCTCCACAGAGTAGCCATTCAGATTGCGAACCGTCCCGGTCTCCTCATCCCACCATAGATACCCGGATACGAACTTGTGATAGTCTTCTTGTGTCAAGGTTTGGTTAGTTTTTGGTTTCACGCCTTCTCGCCTGATTCAGGCCCTCAGTAGTACCTTCAGCAGTACCATCTACCGGAGGTAGTGTTTGAGGTCAGCATTGAACTCTCGGAGTTCGGCTTTCTCGCCCTCTGGAAGACGACTATTGTGAAGGGCTTCTTGAATCCGCTCCTGAAGTAGTACGGCCTGTCGCTTGTTCGGCTTCAGCGCCATACTATCCTTTATGGCCCGGTCGGCATAAACCTATCGAATAGTTGAAAGTTCTGGAAGGGGTCTTCTGGGTTTGCTCGTGGGACTACTGACTCGATTCCCTCGGAACACCGCACCTTCTCGTCTGTTTTGTCTCTATCAACAATCGAAACTTCGGCCCCTCGGGCAGTCTCCTAACATCCATCATGAAACTGATGGTTTGGTCACGGAACCGCCGAGGACAGGAACGGTCCGTGAGGGGGCCTCAGCGCTATATGTCTCGTAGGTGGTCCTTCCGCCGTTCGGCTTTCTCGTCGTAAGACCCCTTGTCGTAGTGCTTATCCAGAATCTTTCCACTCATGTTCACTCGGTCACCCGTCACATCCTTCGGTTGGCCTGCGTTCCGAGCCGCCGTGACGTATCCCCGGCGAAGGGCGTGGGGACTGACCGAGCCGGGACACTTCGAGGCGTGTCCCCATTGAGTCGCTTCGCAGGTATCGGCGTCTCGGTCGAACGGACACTTCCCGCCGTTGTGGAAGCACGGGCTGGTAGAGAGGTAGACGTGTTTGGTGATGGTCGTCCGGGATGCACGTCCGTAGTCGGTAGCGATTAGCGGCTTTCGTCCGTGGTCGTCGGTCACGTCCGGGCGCTGGGTGGAGATGTAGTCGGCCAGAACCTCGGCCACTTCAGGGGTAATCAGAACGTCCCGTTCGCTCTTTGATTTCCGCTTGAGTGGCGTTCCCGATTCGGCCCGGTGTCGAATCTCGATAGCGGGACGGCCTTCGTCAAAGTCACCTACGTCGAGGGCACGTAGTCCTCCAAGTCGCATCCCGGTCTTCCAGAGGGTGAGTACGATTACGTGGCGAAGACTTGCGTAGTCGTACTTGGAGAGGCGTTTGAGGATGGCCTTCGCTTCTTGTCTTGTGAGGACGTCGTCACATATCTCGTCTTCGTCGGAGACCTTCGTTGTCTGGACGAGTTCGTGGAGACCGACGGGGACGGCCTGTATAGACTCACAGAATTGGATGAAGTTCTTGATGGTCCGCATATCGTTGCGGGCCGTTATCGGCTTCACGTCGTCCAGTCGCCATGCCTCGAAGCGGGCTATCTCGTCGCTGTCTACGTTCCTCATG
Protein-coding regions in this window:
- a CDS encoding helix-turn-helix domain-containing protein, which gives rise to MSDDDRDRTDTERYTEQVSPDDALEVFSDHEPRTASEIADALDVSRRTALNKLSELVERGDLRRKKVGGRAVVFWKPTSDE
- a CDS encoding tyrosine-type recombinase/integrase, with product MELKPTPPRDAKSRYLTRKEAHVSEKTLYNYNTALKRFLEYLATQNIEDMRNVDSDEIARFEAWRLDDVKPITARNDMRTIKNFIQFCESIQAVPVGLHELVQTTKVSDEDEICDDVLTRQEAKAILKRLSKYDYASLRHVIVLTLWKTGMRLGGLRALDVGDFDEGRPAIEIRHRAESGTPLKRKSKSERDVLITPEVAEVLADYISTQRPDVTDDHGRKPLIATDYGRASRTTITKHVYLSTSPCFHNGGKCPFDRDADTCEATQWGHASKCPGSVSPHALRRGYVTAARNAGQPKDVTGDRVNMSGKILDKHYDKGSYDEKAERRKDHLRDI